In Procambarus clarkii isolate CNS0578487 chromosome 13, FALCON_Pclarkii_2.0, whole genome shotgun sequence, the following are encoded in one genomic region:
- the LOC123757167 gene encoding Friend leukemia integration 1 transcription factor, giving the protein MSSTNQGKWPVRKHKLLSAVSQDQLSSVLPRQPDLPSGSSHQPSVLTGSPHQPSVPSGSPHQPSVPCSSAHQDNVSSTSLYQSQAYLSPHQNRPLSAALQQVQVTRLSPHHLRRYQLWMSSLPPEHDRDSFVSHQDETFCRSQCEDHMFSLSQQQEYVLTKSPQQARLCTGSPHQDQLLTRSPQQDRLSTRSSHQGTMRSLSPNPRRMSSRSPHQDQISSRSPYEDHMSSPSPYQDHLSTGSPSMSSPRSYENLSPRSCENLSPASYETPSPMSYVTLSPMAYQPHTAPAQQPPSRNQPCQIRFVPSSWFDTQEHLSQYHTYKHPDEHWHRMPHHSHQDLYGHEPKDPRCPAPKDPYSRSHQGYYGYIHSREDRPLVIDLEEEEALDLRLTAKTDAQEAMDQDSQGTHDSLKKISTKRKRDRGPKSWEFLMRLLADEATNPSVIRWEDEAAATFRLVQPQEIARMWGTRSCKPNLTYNNFARALRYHYSTKYLTKVSERQLVYGCGHEALKFLAKLKNQSC; this is encoded by the exons ATGAGTTCCACGAACCAGGGAAAATGGCCAGTGAGGAAACACAAGCTCCTATCTGCCGTCTCCCAAGACCAATTGTCCTCTGTGTTACCACGTCAACCAGATCTCCCGTCTGGGTCTTCTCATCAACCCAGTGTCCTCACTGGGTCGCCTCATCAACCCAgtgtcccctctggatcgcctcaTCAACCCAGTGTCCCATGTTCGTCAGCGCACCAAGACAATGTCTCCTCGACTTCACTATACCAATCACAGGCCTACCTGTCTCCGCACCAAAACCGACCATTGTCCGCAGCGTTGCAGCAAGTTCAAGTGACCCGTCTTTCACCACACCACCTACGACGGTACCAACTCTGGATGTCCTCATTGCCACCAGAACATGATAGAGACTCCTTCGTGTCGCATCAAGATGAGACGTTCTGCAGGTCACAGTGTGAAGATCATATGTTCTCTCTATCCCAGCAACAAGAATATGTGTTGACAAAATCACCTCAGCAAGCTCGGTTATGTACTGGATCACCACACCAAGACCAGCTGTTGACAAGGTCACCACAACAAGACCGGTTGTCAACTAGATCATCGCATCAAGGTACAATGCGGTCTTTGTCACCAAACCccagaagaatgtcttccagatcACCTCATCAAGACCAGATATCTTCCAGGTCACCATATGAGGACCATATGTCCTCTCCGTCACCATATCAGGACCATCTATCCACTGGATCACCAAGCATGTCTTCACCAAGGTCCTACGAAAACCTTTCACCAAGATCCTGTGAGAATCTCTCACCTGCTTCCTATGAAACTCCCTCACCAATGTCATACGTGACCCTCTCGCCCATGGCTTATCAGCCCCACACTGCCCCAGCTCAGCAACCACCCTCCAGAAACCAGCCATGCCAAATCCGCTTCGTCCCGAGTTCGTGGTTTGACACACAGGAGCACCTCAGTCAGTATCACACCTACAAACATCCTGATGAGCACTGGCATAGGATGCCCCATCACTCCCACCAGGACCTGTATGGTCATGAGCCTAAGGACCCTCGCTGCCCTGCACCCAAGGACCCCTACAGCCGCTCCCATCAAGGCTACTACGGTTACATCCACTCTAGAGAAGACAGACCTCTGGTGATCGACTTGGAGGAGGAAGAAGCACTGGACCTGCGACTGACCGCAA AGACTGATGCACAAGAGGCTATGGATCAGGATAGCCAAGGTACCCATGACTCGCTCAAGAAAATCTCAACAAAAAGAAAACGAG ATCGAGGACCCAAGTCGTGGGAGTTTCTGATGCGACTTTTGGCGGATGAGGCGACCAACCCGTCAGTTATTCGGTGGGAGGACGAggcggcggccaccttcaggctgGTGCAGCCCCAAGAGATCGCCCGCATGTGGGGGACCCGCTCCTGCAAGCCTAACCTCACTTACAATAACTTCGCTCGGGCCCTCAG